From the genome of Geobacter sp. SVR, one region includes:
- the pdhA gene encoding pyruvate dehydrogenase (acetyl-transferring) E1 component subunit alpha, which translates to MPETILETFSIKRLEILDENGQADQALMPPLSDAELRRGYEAMVLARIFDERAVALQREGRLGTYPSIFGQEAAQVGSALALTPDDRVFPSFREMGVHLTLGYPLASLFQYWGGDERGQLVPEHLNFFPFCVSVGTHIPHAVGAAMAARYRREPAVSVAYFGDGATSKGDFHEGFNLAGVLKLPVVFICQNNQWAISIPLKGQTASATLAQKAVAYGFDGIQVDGNDLFAVYRATWEALDKARSGGGPTFIECLTYRMSDHTTADDASRYRPPEEVTAWRGRDPLARLERYLAARGLWDQAYADRTRALIIGLIDEAVRIMEAAPPPKAGELFDHVCATLSPRQARQRKGA; encoded by the coding sequence ATGCCGGAGACGATTCTGGAAACATTCAGTATCAAGCGCCTGGAGATCCTCGACGAGAACGGCCAGGCCGACCAGGCTCTCATGCCCCCCCTGTCGGATGCCGAGCTGCGGCGCGGCTACGAGGCGATGGTGCTGGCGCGTATCTTCGACGAGCGGGCGGTCGCGCTGCAGCGCGAAGGACGATTGGGCACCTATCCCTCGATTTTCGGGCAGGAGGCGGCCCAGGTCGGCAGCGCGCTGGCCCTGACGCCCGATGACCGGGTCTTCCCCTCCTTCCGCGAAATGGGGGTTCACCTGACCCTCGGCTATCCGCTCGCATCGTTGTTCCAGTACTGGGGCGGAGACGAACGCGGCCAGCTCGTGCCGGAACACCTCAATTTCTTCCCCTTCTGCGTTTCGGTCGGCACCCATATCCCCCACGCGGTGGGCGCCGCCATGGCGGCCCGCTACCGGCGGGAGCCGGCGGTGTCGGTGGCCTATTTCGGCGACGGCGCCACCTCCAAGGGGGATTTTCACGAAGGCTTCAACCTGGCCGGTGTGCTGAAGCTGCCGGTGGTTTTCATCTGCCAGAACAATCAGTGGGCCATCTCGATCCCGCTCAAGGGACAGACCGCCTCCGCCACTCTGGCGCAGAAGGCGGTTGCCTATGGTTTCGACGGCATCCAGGTGGACGGCAACGACCTGTTCGCGGTTTACCGCGCCACGTGGGAGGCGCTCGACAAGGCCCGCAGCGGCGGCGGCCCTACCTTCATCGAATGCCTGACCTACCGCATGTCCGACCATACCACGGCCGACGACGCCTCCCGCTACCGCCCGCCGGAGGAGGTGACCGCCTGGCGCGGCCGCGATCCGCTGGCGCGGCTGGAACGCTACCTGGCGGCGCGCGGGTTATGGGATCAGGCATATGCCGACCGGACCCGGGCACTCATCATCGGGCTGATCGACGAGGCGGTGCGCATCATGGAGGCGGCCCCCCCACCGAAGGCCGGCGAACTGTTCGATCATGTCTGTGCCACGCTAAGTCCGCGTCAGGCTAGACAGAGAAAGGGGGCCTGA
- a CDS encoding alpha-ketoacid dehydrogenase subunit beta — MAQLNMVQAINQALAQEMAHDERVVLLGEDVGRDGGVFRVTEGLLERFGVERVIDTPLSESAIAGAAIGMAAYGLRPVAEIQFMGFIYPALDQLFAHAARLRARSRGRYSCPLVVRTPYGGGIKAPELHEESTESLFCHMPGIRVVVPSGPYTAKGLLLAALRDPDPVLFLEPTRLYRLIKEEVPEGDYTVEIGRARLVQQGSAVTVIAWGSMLERVRKAVEGYDVDLIDLLTLNPFDSETVLASVARTGRVVIVHEAVKTCGLGAEIAATIAEEAILHLRGPVLRVAAPDVPVPLAKLVDRYLPGVEQIRVALDEVLKY; from the coding sequence ATGGCGCAGCTCAACATGGTGCAGGCCATCAACCAGGCCCTGGCCCAGGAGATGGCCCACGACGAGCGGGTGGTGCTGCTGGGTGAGGATGTGGGGCGGGACGGCGGCGTTTTCCGGGTGACCGAGGGGCTGCTGGAGCGCTTCGGCGTCGAGCGGGTGATCGATACGCCACTGTCCGAATCGGCCATTGCCGGCGCGGCCATCGGCATGGCGGCCTACGGCCTGCGCCCGGTGGCCGAGATCCAGTTCATGGGCTTCATCTATCCCGCCCTGGACCAGCTCTTTGCCCATGCCGCCCGGCTGCGTGCGCGTTCGCGCGGCCGCTACAGCTGCCCGCTGGTGGTGCGGACCCCCTACGGAGGCGGGATCAAGGCTCCCGAACTCCACGAGGAAAGCACCGAATCGCTCTTCTGCCACATGCCCGGCATCCGGGTGGTGGTCCCCTCGGGACCGTACACCGCCAAGGGGCTGCTGCTGGCGGCCCTGCGCGATCCCGACCCGGTGCTGTTCCTGGAACCGACTCGGCTCTACCGCCTGATCAAGGAGGAGGTGCCGGAGGGAGATTATACCGTCGAGATCGGCCGGGCGCGGCTGGTGCAGCAGGGCAGCGCTGTGACGGTGATCGCCTGGGGCAGCATGCTGGAGCGGGTGCGCAAGGCGGTGGAAGGCTACGATGTCGATCTGATCGACCTGCTGACCCTGAATCCGTTCGACAGCGAAACCGTGCTGGCCTCGGTCGCCAGGACCGGGCGGGTGGTGATCGTGCACGAGGCGGTCAAGACCTGCGGTCTGGGAGCGGAGATCGCAGCCACCATTGCCGAGGAGGCCATCCTGCACCTGCGGGGTCCGGTGCTGCGGGTGGCCGCCCCGGACGTGCCGGTGCCGCTGGCCAAGCTGGTGGACCGGTACCTGCCGGGTGTGGAACAGATCCGGGTAGCCCTGGACGAGGTGCTGAAATACTGA
- a CDS encoding transposase — MRMNRKYDAEFKAEAVKLVLEDNRTIREVESSLGITHGVLKGWIRKHRDQQDPAIASQISAEAELKQLRKENEQLRREREILKKAVAIFSTDPHRYSGS, encoded by the coding sequence ATGAGAATGAACCGAAAATACGATGCCGAGTTTAAAGCTGAAGCGGTGAAGCTGGTTTTGGAAGACAACCGCACCATTCGCGAAGTTGAAAGCAGTCTCGGGATCACGCATGGAGTCTTAAAAGGATGGATCCGGAAACACCGTGACCAGCAGGATCCGGCTATAGCCAGTCAAATATCTGCCGAAGCAGAGCTTAAGCAACTCCGCAAAGAGAACGAGCAACTCCGTCGGGAGCGTGAAATCCTAAAAAAAGCTGTGGCCATCTTCTCAACGGATCCGCATCGTTATTCGGGTTCATAA
- a CDS encoding IS3 family transposase, with protein sequence MCRVLGVTRSWYYAHAAGRVTNRQREDQALLPTIKSAFEESDKTYGAKRITHNLRQLGRRVGKNRIWRLMRENGLKVKTTRKFKVTTNSDHKRPVADNLVKRQFSADAPNRLWTGDITYIETVQGWLYLAVVLDVFSRRIVGWSMNKRMTDDLVIAALTNAIVRRRPSPGFIFHTDRGSQYCSKRFRAVVGKAAGIQSMSGTGCCYDNAITETFFSTLKRELIYHCSFTTRQEAQSRIFRYIEGFYNRKRIHSAIGYLTPEQFEQQELKMAA encoded by the coding sequence ATGTGCCGAGTTCTGGGAGTGACTCGGAGTTGGTACTACGCCCATGCGGCCGGCCGAGTAACGAATCGGCAGCGCGAAGACCAGGCGTTGTTGCCAACGATCAAATCAGCCTTCGAAGAGAGCGACAAAACATATGGCGCGAAACGGATTACCCATAACCTACGGCAGTTAGGGCGGCGCGTCGGTAAAAACCGCATCTGGCGCCTGATGCGAGAAAACGGCCTTAAAGTCAAGACGACGCGGAAGTTCAAGGTTACAACGAATTCAGATCACAAGCGTCCTGTAGCGGACAATCTGGTGAAGCGTCAATTCTCCGCTGACGCTCCCAATCGGCTCTGGACCGGCGACATAACGTACATTGAAACGGTCCAGGGCTGGCTGTACTTGGCAGTGGTCCTCGATGTATTCTCCCGCCGGATCGTGGGCTGGAGCATGAACAAACGCATGACGGATGATCTTGTTATAGCTGCCCTTACCAATGCGATAGTCAGGCGTCGGCCGTCACCAGGATTCATCTTTCACACGGATCGTGGTTCGCAATATTGCAGCAAACGGTTTCGTGCCGTGGTCGGGAAAGCAGCTGGCATCCAAAGCATGAGCGGAACCGGATGCTGCTATGACAATGCAATTACGGAGACCTTTTTCTCCACATTGAAGAGAGAACTGATTTACCACTGCTCCTTCACGACCCGGCAAGAAGCACAGAGCCGGATATTTCGTTACATCGAAGGTTTCTACAACCGCAAGAGGATTCACTCTGCGATTGGCTATCTCACTCCTGAACAGTTTGAGCAGCAGGAGCTAAAGATGGCAGCATAG
- a CDS encoding dihydrolipoamide acetyltransferase family protein: MSFDFKLPDLGEGIAEVELRRWLVKEGDRVAEHQVLAEVESDKAVVEVPSPHGGIVARIHRNEGETVAVGQTLVTIADAGENVQQRSPSFGIVGSLPEAEEVPRAASPAAGAVQATPLVRKLARERGIDLQSIRGSGPRGSITPEDLEQLATPQRPVADQPAGEVERLPLRGLRRTIARNVLAAQRATAFVTSMEEVDITTLWELRLREQHEVESRGTHLTFLPFFIKAAQHALREHPRLNAAIDDAAEEIVLKRHYHFGIAVDTEEGLMVPVIRDVDKKSILHLAAEIQELGRRARERTIAVDDLRGSSFTITNYGHFGGTFATPIINWPDVAILGCGRIVERPWVHQGAIAIRKILHLSLTFDHRVTDGVDAARFIGRVARYLEDPDLLFIESI; this comes from the coding sequence ATGTCCTTCGATTTCAAGCTGCCCGATCTGGGTGAGGGGATTGCCGAGGTGGAACTGCGGCGCTGGCTGGTCAAGGAGGGGGACCGGGTGGCGGAGCACCAAGTGCTGGCCGAGGTGGAAAGCGACAAGGCGGTGGTAGAGGTGCCCTCCCCCCACGGCGGCATCGTGGCCCGCATCCATCGCAACGAGGGGGAAACCGTGGCTGTGGGCCAGACGCTGGTGACGATTGCCGATGCCGGGGAGAATGTGCAGCAGCGCTCCCCCTCGTTCGGGATCGTCGGCAGCCTGCCCGAGGCCGAGGAGGTCCCCCGGGCTGCCTCTCCGGCAGCCGGCGCAGTGCAGGCCACCCCGCTGGTGCGCAAACTGGCCCGCGAGCGGGGTATCGATCTGCAGTCGATCCGGGGCAGCGGTCCGCGCGGCAGCATCACCCCCGAAGACCTGGAGCAGCTGGCCACTCCGCAGCGCCCTGTTGCCGACCAGCCGGCCGGAGAGGTTGAGCGGCTGCCGCTACGCGGCCTGCGGCGCACCATTGCCCGCAACGTGCTGGCAGCCCAGCGGGCCACCGCCTTTGTGACCAGCATGGAGGAGGTGGACATCACCACCCTGTGGGAGTTGCGCCTGCGCGAACAGCACGAAGTGGAGTCACGCGGCACCCACCTGACCTTTCTGCCCTTCTTCATCAAGGCTGCCCAGCACGCCCTCAGGGAACACCCCCGCCTGAACGCCGCCATTGACGATGCGGCCGAGGAGATCGTGCTCAAGCGGCACTACCACTTCGGCATTGCCGTGGATACCGAGGAGGGGCTGATGGTACCGGTGATCCGCGACGTGGACAAGAAGAGCATTCTCCACCTGGCGGCCGAGATCCAGGAACTGGGGCGCAGGGCGCGTGAACGGACAATCGCGGTGGACGACCTGCGCGGCAGCAGCTTTACCATCACCAACTACGGCCATTTCGGCGGCACCTTTGCCACGCCGATCATCAACTGGCCCGATGTGGCCATCCTCGGCTGCGGCCGAATCGTGGAGCGTCCCTGGGTCCATCAGGGGGCGATTGCGATCCGCAAGATCCTGCACCTCTCCCTGACTTTCGATCACCGCGTCACCGACGGCGTCGACGCGGCCCGCTTCATCGGCCGGGTGGCCCGGTATCTGGAGGACCCGGACCTGCTGTTCATCGAGAGCATTTGA
- a CDS encoding response regulator, translating into MKDRGSAEHKRIKPLFDKTFTQGLWMPAAVFLLGSLSIGLMVLTGRINEKQRMDYVANAALMDVQIHTSAFHLWLEEYLGGNQEVSIPKLWNEFESAIRLTDTVLNGGGSEHGLLTDPLKHPDSRAQAEGIKIALREMKQVALERMKAPEKSGIASDLNHRFDALFGTVLSRASALEGLIEAERSHNQKNARRLFLGIVSVWTLIVIVAVLGLWSREMRRKASEKELLLANEELQAHAEEAEQRTIELQALNEQLSQEIRERRQAEEELRITRDRAEVANRAKSAFLANMSHEIRTPLNAIIGFSELALKTDLAPKQFDYIKKISSSGKSLLGVINDVLDFSKIEADRIELERTEFALEAVLTQVIPIIQHKALEKSIELLLSHSADVPPTLIGDPLRLGQVLMNLLINAVKFTETGEVELGIDLEGDSPDELRICFTVRDTGIGMSAAQVQLLFQPFTQADGTTTRRFGGTGLGLSISKRLAEMMGGEIRVESAEGQGSSFIFTAVFDRPAKHAEPWLIPDIVHSLRVLIVDDSRVSSLALKKLLGFLPVSVETVHSGDEAIQAVRGRDAVSPYHLLFMDWQMPDMDGIQTIRALKQDNSLQNSPRIVMLTAFGSERERSEALAAGADDFLYKPMTQSDLYDIIIRLFAPGRQAATGLKGAPGEGYDFRGLQILLAEDNELNRQIACELLELSGASVALAANGRQALEMVMNNEQHFDVVLMDIQMPEMDGFQATRLIRQDSRFNELPIIALTAHAFAEERQRSQEAGMNDHVTKPIEPRELMESICRQLPHLPGLREQARKQEREIAESVARLEIPGLDTAGGVRRVGGKLQLYLDVLRKFREGQQHADERIAAALQSGDRPGAERIAHSLKGLAGTIGATELQEAALAVEQELRRGSQPGDSLDRLATALTSIMATLESALEKEDAPLPPCATDPAVPADLGAMLEKLELYIRDSDVTAVDHLAECRRHLCAAGAAEIVASLEKNISQYDFDQALTTLHTMMKTLESPRI; encoded by the coding sequence ATGAAAGACCGGGGAAGTGCGGAGCACAAGAGAATCAAGCCCCTGTTCGACAAGACCTTCACCCAGGGACTGTGGATGCCGGCTGCCGTTTTCCTGCTGGGCTCGCTCTCCATTGGCCTGATGGTCCTGACCGGCCGGATCAACGAAAAGCAACGCATGGATTATGTGGCCAATGCCGCGCTGATGGATGTGCAGATCCATACCTCAGCCTTCCATCTCTGGCTGGAAGAGTATCTGGGAGGCAACCAGGAGGTAAGCATCCCGAAGCTCTGGAACGAGTTTGAAAGCGCCATACGGCTGACCGACACGGTCCTGAATGGGGGTGGATCCGAACACGGCCTGCTCACCGATCCCCTGAAACATCCCGACAGCCGCGCACAGGCCGAAGGCATAAAGATCGCACTGCGGGAAATGAAACAGGTGGCACTGGAGCGCATGAAAGCCCCCGAAAAGTCGGGCATCGCTTCCGATCTGAATCACCGCTTCGACGCGCTGTTCGGCACGGTGCTCTCCCGAGCTTCGGCCCTGGAGGGTTTGATCGAGGCGGAGAGGTCCCACAACCAGAAAAATGCCCGCCGTCTCTTCCTGGGAATCGTCTCGGTATGGACCCTGATTGTGATTGTTGCCGTGCTGGGTCTCTGGAGCCGGGAAATGCGGCGCAAGGCCTCCGAAAAGGAGCTGCTGCTGGCGAACGAGGAGTTGCAGGCCCACGCCGAAGAAGCGGAGCAACGGACCATTGAACTGCAGGCCCTGAACGAGCAGCTCAGCCAGGAGATCAGAGAACGCCGACAGGCGGAAGAGGAGCTCAGGATTACCAGGGACCGGGCCGAGGTGGCCAACCGTGCCAAGAGCGCCTTTCTGGCCAATATGTCGCACGAAATCCGCACCCCTCTCAATGCCATCATCGGCTTCTCGGAGCTGGCCCTCAAGACCGACCTGGCCCCCAAGCAGTTCGACTACATCAAGAAGATCAGCAGCTCCGGGAAGTCCCTGCTGGGCGTCATCAATGACGTCCTGGACTTCTCCAAGATCGAGGCCGACCGCATAGAACTGGAGCGGACCGAGTTCGCGCTGGAGGCGGTCCTGACCCAGGTGATCCCCATCATCCAGCACAAGGCCCTGGAGAAAAGCATCGAGTTGCTGCTCTCGCACTCGGCCGATGTCCCCCCCACCTTGATCGGCGATCCCCTGCGGCTGGGCCAGGTGCTGATGAACCTGCTGATCAACGCCGTCAAGTTTACCGAAACAGGGGAGGTGGAACTGGGCATCGACCTGGAGGGAGACTCCCCGGATGAGCTGCGGATCTGCTTCACGGTCCGGGACACCGGCATCGGCATGAGTGCCGCACAGGTGCAGTTGCTCTTCCAGCCGTTTACCCAGGCCGACGGCACCACCACGCGCCGGTTCGGCGGTACCGGCCTGGGGCTCTCCATCAGCAAGCGTCTGGCAGAAATGATGGGGGGAGAGATTCGGGTAGAGAGCGCGGAGGGGCAGGGCAGCAGCTTCATCTTCACCGCCGTCTTCGACCGGCCGGCAAAGCACGCCGAGCCCTGGCTTATCCCCGACATCGTGCACAGCCTGCGGGTCCTGATCGTCGACGACAGCCGTGTCAGCAGCCTGGCCCTGAAAAAACTGCTGGGGTTTCTGCCGGTCTCGGTCGAGACCGTGCATTCCGGGGATGAAGCCATCCAGGCGGTGCGGGGGCGGGACGCTGTTTCGCCCTACCATCTGCTGTTCATGGACTGGCAGATGCCGGACATGGACGGCATTCAAACCATCCGCGCGCTCAAGCAGGACAACTCGCTGCAGAACTCCCCGCGTATCGTCATGCTGACCGCCTTCGGCAGTGAGCGAGAGCGAAGCGAGGCCCTGGCAGCCGGCGCCGACGATTTTCTTTACAAACCCATGACCCAGTCGGACCTGTACGATATCATCATCAGGCTCTTCGCCCCGGGCCGGCAGGCCGCCACAGGCCTGAAGGGCGCCCCGGGAGAGGGCTACGACTTCAGGGGCCTGCAGATACTGCTGGCCGAAGACAACGAGCTCAACCGGCAGATCGCCTGCGAGCTGCTGGAACTGTCGGGCGCCTCAGTGGCGCTGGCAGCCAATGGCCGGCAGGCGCTGGAGATGGTGATGAACAATGAACAACACTTCGATGTGGTGCTGATGGATATCCAGATGCCTGAAATGGACGGGTTCCAGGCCACCCGGCTCATCCGGCAGGACAGCCGCTTCAACGAACTCCCGATCATTGCCCTGACCGCCCATGCCTTTGCCGAAGAGCGGCAACGTTCCCAGGAAGCAGGCATGAACGATCACGTGACCAAGCCGATCGAGCCACGGGAACTGATGGAGTCCATCTGCCGCCAGTTGCCCCACCTGCCGGGCCTGAGGGAGCAAGCCCGGAAACAGGAGCGTGAGATCGCGGAATCTGTAGCCCGACTGGAGATTCCCGGCCTCGACACAGCCGGCGGTGTACGGCGGGTGGGGGGCAAACTGCAGCTTTACCTCGATGTGCTCCGGAAATTCAGGGAGGGGCAACAGCATGCTGACGAGCGGATCGCTGCGGCACTGCAATCGGGCGATCGCCCGGGCGCAGAGCGCATTGCCCACTCCTTGAAGGGTCTGGCCGGCACCATCGGAGCAACGGAACTGCAGGAGGCGGCCCTGGCGGTCGAGCAGGAACTGCGCCGCGGATCGCAGCCGGGGGACAGCCTGGACAGGCTGGCAACAGCGCTGACGTCGATCATGGCAACCCTGGAGTCGGCCTTGGAAAAGGAAGACGCGCCTCTTCCCCCCTGCGCCACTGACCCGGCCGTCCCGGCTGACCTGGGAGCGATGCTGGAAAAACTTGAGCTGTATATTCGCGACAGCGATGTCACCGCCGTCGATCATCTGGCGGAGTGCCGCCGACATCTGTGTGCGGCCGGCGCGGCGGAGATTGTGGCCTCCCTCGAAAAAAACATCTCGCAGTACGATTTCGACCAGGCACTGACAACGCTGCACACGATGATGAAAACGCTGGAAAGCCCCCGGATCTAG
- a CDS encoding two-component system response regulator: MGKQHKQTILIVDDIPANIDILSSILRQEYALKAASNGRKALEIAASAAPPDLILLDVLMPEMDGFEVCRRLKENPLTRRIPVIFVTARDEIEDEAAGFACGAVDYIGKPVSPSIVQARVRTHLALYDQNRALEDKVRERMAELNDTRLQIIRRLGRAAEYKDNETGMHVIRMSRYSQLISQEYGLSHGEAELVLHAAPMHDVGKIGIPDRILLKPAKLDDKEWSIMRAHSYIGYRIIGDHPGELLKAAAIAAYTHHEKWDGSGYPRRLKHEDIPLIGRIIAVADVFDALTSVRPYKAAWPVEEAVTEIRRCSGSHFDPALVEAFTRRMPEILEVKQQFADVTAEAPFAPDDAL, encoded by the coding sequence ATGGGAAAACAGCACAAACAAACAATCCTGATTGTCGACGATATACCCGCCAATATCGATATCCTTTCATCGATTCTCAGGCAGGAATATGCCCTCAAGGCCGCCAGCAACGGCCGCAAGGCGCTGGAGATCGCCGCCTCGGCCGCTCCGCCGGACCTGATCCTGCTGGACGTGTTGATGCCGGAGATGGACGGCTTCGAGGTCTGCCGCCGGCTCAAGGAAAATCCGCTGACGCGGCGGATACCGGTCATATTCGTGACTGCCCGGGACGAGATCGAGGATGAAGCCGCCGGCTTTGCCTGCGGTGCCGTGGACTATATCGGCAAACCGGTCAGCCCCTCCATCGTTCAGGCCCGGGTCAGGACCCATCTGGCGCTCTACGATCAGAACCGGGCGCTGGAGGACAAGGTACGGGAGCGCATGGCCGAGTTGAACGATACCCGCCTGCAAATCATCAGGCGCCTGGGGCGGGCAGCCGAATACAAGGATAACGAGACCGGCATGCATGTCATCAGGATGAGCCGCTACTCCCAGCTGATCTCCCAGGAATACGGCCTTTCGCATGGTGAGGCGGAACTGGTCCTGCACGCGGCACCGATGCATGACGTCGGCAAAATCGGCATTCCCGACCGGATACTGCTCAAACCAGCCAAGCTGGACGACAAGGAATGGAGCATCATGCGCGCCCACTCCTACATCGGCTACCGGATCATCGGCGACCACCCCGGCGAGCTGCTGAAAGCCGCCGCCATCGCCGCCTACACCCACCACGAGAAGTGGGACGGCAGCGGCTATCCCCGGCGCCTGAAGCACGAGGACATCCCCCTGATCGGCCGCATCATCGCCGTGGCCGATGTCTTCGACGCTTTGACCAGTGTCAGGCCGTACAAAGCGGCCTGGCCGGTGGAAGAGGCGGTGACCGAGATCCGCAGGTGCAGCGGCAGCCATTTCGATCCGGCCCTGGTCGAAGCCTTCACCAGACGGATGCCCGAGATCCTGGAGGTCAAGCAGCAGTTCGCCGATGTAACTGCGGAGGCACCTTTCGCGCCGGACGACGCCCTATGA
- a CDS encoding methyl-accepting chemotaxis protein, whose translation MLGNMKIRYKLLLLLLVPLLGLAVFSVREVADKYGTMQNTAATRTLTELAVQAGALVHELQKERGLSSGYINSQGGKFRDDLARQRERVDREFKSVQQYISTNSQALDVVKPSLDLASVAIGKLQETRSGIDSLKVEGKNSFAYYTDLIGSYTDVVAAVATTSKKTELMREAAAYYALVIAKEETGKERATLNAVIAAGSFNDETLQRTFMILAAQKNYLSLFRKFASATELATFDDAAKGPVFQQVEDLRNAVLAKHTTGDFGIAPETWFDSNTKKIDAMKGVEDSIAKNILATADALHSGARKSLIFSVALSTILGGAAVILGFMVMLGITTPLSRLLHMLKDIAEGEGDLTRRLEEGQKDELGELARWFNRFVDNIHGIVSQVSGNTLQVSAAAHQLNSTAEQIATAAEEVACQSVTVATASEEMSATSGDISRNCMLASEVANQATTTAREGADVVQEALSGMEKIAERVREAAGTVESLGARSDQIGAIVGTIEDIADQTNLLALNAAIEAARAGEQGRGFAVVADEVRALAERTTKATKEIGGMIKAIQQETADAVGSMENGVSEVEKGMENSRKSGSALEEILDAINKVTMQVHQIATAAEEQTAVTGEISTNIHQITDVVHETARGAHETATAASQLSSLAKDLQSLVGRFKLA comes from the coding sequence ATGCTCGGCAACATGAAGATCCGCTATAAACTGTTACTGCTTCTGCTTGTTCCCTTGCTTGGTCTTGCTGTTTTCTCGGTGCGCGAGGTGGCGGATAAATACGGCACCATGCAGAATACTGCTGCCACGCGTACCTTGACGGAGCTGGCGGTCCAGGCCGGTGCGCTGGTCCATGAACTCCAGAAGGAACGCGGACTCTCCTCCGGCTATATCAACTCCCAAGGAGGGAAGTTTCGTGATGACCTGGCCCGACAGCGCGAGAGGGTCGACCGCGAATTCAAAAGTGTACAGCAGTATATCTCCACCAACAGCCAAGCGCTGGATGTGGTGAAACCATCGCTGGATCTGGCGTCCGTCGCAATAGGGAAGCTCCAGGAAACCAGGAGCGGCATCGATTCTCTCAAGGTCGAGGGGAAAAACTCCTTTGCCTACTACACCGATCTGATTGGCTCCTATACCGACGTAGTTGCCGCCGTGGCGACCACCAGCAAGAAAACGGAGCTCATGCGGGAAGCCGCGGCCTATTATGCCCTTGTCATTGCCAAGGAGGAGACCGGCAAGGAGCGCGCAACCTTGAATGCCGTCATCGCGGCCGGCAGCTTCAACGACGAAACCCTCCAGAGGACGTTCATGATTCTGGCCGCCCAGAAGAACTATCTCTCCCTGTTCCGCAAATTCGCCTCAGCCACGGAACTGGCCACTTTCGACGATGCGGCAAAAGGGCCGGTCTTTCAGCAGGTGGAGGATCTCCGGAATGCAGTACTGGCCAAGCACACGACGGGTGACTTCGGCATTGCCCCCGAGACGTGGTTCGACTCCAACACCAAGAAGATCGACGCCATGAAGGGGGTGGAGGATTCCATTGCCAAAAACATCCTCGCCACCGCCGATGCGCTCCACTCGGGGGCCAGAAAATCCCTGATCTTCAGTGTCGCCCTCTCGACCATTCTAGGAGGGGCGGCCGTGATCCTGGGCTTCATGGTCATGCTCGGCATCACCACTCCGCTCTCCCGCCTGTTGCACATGCTCAAGGATATTGCCGAAGGAGAAGGGGACCTGACCCGACGACTGGAAGAGGGGCAGAAGGACGAATTGGGCGAGTTGGCCCGCTGGTTCAACCGCTTCGTTGACAACATCCATGGCATCGTCTCCCAGGTTTCCGGTAACACCCTTCAGGTCTCCGCTGCCGCCCATCAGTTGAACAGCACCGCCGAACAGATCGCCACCGCCGCCGAGGAGGTCGCCTGCCAGTCAGTGACCGTGGCCACGGCCAGCGAGGAGATGTCCGCCACCTCTGGCGATATCTCCCGCAACTGCATGCTCGCCTCCGAAGTGGCCAACCAGGCCACCACGACCGCCAGGGAAGGAGCCGACGTGGTTCAGGAAGCCCTAAGCGGCATGGAGAAGATCGCCGAGCGGGTGCGGGAGGCAGCCGGCACCGTGGAGAGTCTGGGGGCACGGTCCGACCAGATCGGAGCCATTGTCGGCACCATCGAAGACATCGCCGACCAGACCAACCTGCTTGCCCTGAACGCGGCCATCGAAGCGGCCCGGGCCGGAGAACAGGGACGCGGCTTCGCCGTTGTGGCCGACGAGGTACGAGCCCTGGCCGAGCGCACCACCAAGGCGACAAAGGAAATCGGCGGGATGATCAAGGCCATCCAGCAGGAAACGGCCGATGCGGTCGGCAGCATGGAAAATGGGGTGAGCGAGGTTGAAAAGGGAATGGAGAATTCGCGCAAATCCGGGAGTGCGCTGGAAGAGATATTGGACGCCATCAACAAGGTGACCATGCAGGTTCATCAAATCGCAACGGCCGCGGAAGAGCAGACCGCTGTCACCGGCGAGATATCCACCAATATCCACCAGATCACCGACGTGGTCCACGAAACCGCCCGCGGTGCCCACGAGACCGCCACGGCAGCGTCACAGCTCTCTTCACTGGCAAAGGACCTTCAGTCGCTGGTGGGAAGATTCAAATTGGCCTGA